In Reinekea thalattae, a genomic segment contains:
- a CDS encoding SixA phosphatase family protein, whose product MRLYLMRHGEAEFNARDDIQRSLTATGRAAVASKTSFIEPVDRMVVSPYLRALQSSDILIAEGLSVQRRIVDERVTPDCDLQPVIDEVILPDVEVQLIVAHNPLLSRLIHLLCGEQAANIQLDTADLACLTGDFLPGCSSLLWLR is encoded by the coding sequence ATGCGCCTTTATCTGATGCGTCACGGCGAAGCCGAATTTAATGCACGCGATGATATACAACGCTCATTGACTGCAACTGGACGCGCTGCAGTTGCCAGTAAAACCAGCTTTATTGAGCCGGTTGATCGCATGGTGGTCAGCCCCTATTTAAGGGCACTGCAGAGCTCAGATATCCTAATCGCTGAAGGCTTAAGTGTGCAGCGACGTATTGTCGATGAACGAGTCACGCCAGATTGCGACCTGCAACCAGTGATTGATGAAGTTATCTTGCCGGATGTCGAGGTACAATTAATCGTTGCTCATAACCCGCTATTAAGCCGCTTGATCCATCTATTATGTGGTGAGCAGGCCGCCAATATACAACTTGATACGGCCGATTTAGCCTGTCTGACTGGCGATTTTCTGCCCGGTTGTTCGTCTTTACTGTGGTTGCGCTAA
- a CDS encoding DUF4389 domain-containing protein, which produces MHKEKREFLLFRLAFMILFGLLFKLSLVLTVMIALIQWIILWFQDEPVLSLSRFSRALIQYQRAILEYLSFQSDEKVFPFRDWPSETD; this is translated from the coding sequence ATGCACAAAGAAAAACGAGAATTTCTACTATTCCGATTGGCTTTTATGATTCTTTTTGGCCTCTTGTTTAAGCTCAGTTTGGTACTGACGGTGATGATCGCATTGATTCAGTGGATTATTCTGTGGTTTCAAGACGAGCCGGTACTGAGCTTGTCTCGCTTTTCTCGTGCACTTATTCAATATCAGCGTGCGATTTTAGAGTATTTGAGTTTCCAATCTGACGAAAAGGTTTTTCCGTTTCGTGATTGGCCGAGCGAGACAGACTAA